The Chloroflexota bacterium genomic sequence GCTCATGAGCGTCGAAACCGGCACCGCCAGCATGTTCGGCGATATCGAACAGGTCAGCGAAAACCAGATGGTGCTCAACATGGGGCCGCAGCATCCCAGCACACACGGCGTGATGCGGTTGCTCATCGAGGTCGACGGCGAAACGGTCACCAAGTGCACGCCGGACGTGGGATTCCTGCACCGCGGCGTGGAGAAGCTCATCGAGACCCACGACTACCGCGGCGGCATCACGCTCACCGACCGCATGGACTACACCGCCGGCCCGTCGAACAACATGGGCTATCTCATGGCCATCGAGAAGCTGATGGGCATGGAGGACGAAATCCCGCTGCGGGCCAAGCTGCTGCGCACGGCGGTGGCCGAACTGTCGCGCCTGGCGTCCCATCACATCTGGATCGGCACGCACGCGCTGGACATCGGCGCCATGTCGGCCTTCCTGTGGTCCCTGCGCGAGCGCGAGAAGATCCTGTATCTCTTCGAGCAGGCCTGCGGCGCGCGCCTCACAACGTCGTTCATGCGCGTGGGCGGCACCGGCCCGCACGACGTCCCCGAGAGTTGGGTGGAGAACGTTGATGCGTTTCTCGACAGCTATACCCTCGACGAGCTCAACAGCCTCCTCACCGGCAACGAGATCTTCCAGAGCCGCACTCGCGGCGTGGGCGTCATTCCCGCCGAGCAAGCCCTGAGCTACGGGCTCACCGGCCCTTCCCTTCGGGGATCGGGCGTGGACTGGGACCTGCGCAAAGCGCGGCCCTACGCCGCCTATGACTTGTGCGACTTCGAGATTCCCGTGTTCCCTGAGGGCGACGTCTACGCGCGCTACCTGGTGCGGCTCAACGAGATGTACCAAGCGACGCGGATCGTGCGGCAGTGCATGGAGCACCTCCGCGATCTGCCGCCGGACGCCCCGTCCAACGCGGACCGTCCCGACCTGGTGCCGCCGGACGTGGGGCGGGTGCCATTCGACATGGAAGCGATGATCAATCACTTCAAGCTGGTCATGCACGGAGTCCAACCCCCGGTCGGCGAGGCCTACTTCGGCATTGAGGGCCCCAAGGGCGAGTTGGGCTACTACTTCGTAAGCGACGGCAGCGGCATGCCCTATCGCTGCCACGTACGCTCGCCGTCGTTCGTCAATCTCGGCGTCATGGAGGATGCGGCGGTCGGCGGCCTGATCGCCGACACCGTGGCGCTGATCGGAAGCATCGACATCGTGTTGGGCGAGGTGGACCGGTGAGCAACGAACTCATCAGCCTTACGGTTGACGGCGTCGAGGTGCAGGTGCCCGCGGGCTCCACGGTCCTGCAAGCCTGTGAGTCGATCGGCGTCGACATTCCAACGCTCTGTACCGATCCGCGTCTCGACCCTTACGGCGCTTGCCGCATGTGCGTGGTGGAGATCCAGCCCGGGCCGCCGCGGCCCATGGCCTCCTGCACCATGCAGGCCGCGCCCGGCATGAACGTGGTCACGGACAGCAAGTCGATCAAGGAAATCCGCAAGCACGTGATCGAGTTGCAGCTCCAGCACCACCCGCTGGACTGCCCCTACTGCGACCAGGCCGGCACGTGCGAGCTGCAAGACGAGACCTTCGATCAGGAGATCTTCCAAAGCCCCTACGAGACGGTGCCCAAGGCCCATCCCGAGGAAATCCTCAACGAGGTGATCCTCATCAACCACAACCGCTGCATCCTGTGCGGCCGCTGCGTGCGGATCTGCGACGAGCAGATCGGCGTCTACGCCCTTGACTTTGTCCATCGGGCCATCGGCACGTTCATCGCGCCGGCGCAACACAAGGAGATGGACTGCGAACGCTGCGGCATGTGCATCGAGACGTGCCCGGTGGGCGCGCTGCTCAGCCGCCCGTTCAAGCATGCGGCACGGAGCTGGCAGACCGACAAGACCGCGTCGACTTGCCCGCACTGCTCGGTGGGCTGCTCATTGCTCGTGGAGTCCCGCCACGGCGACGTGGTGCGCACGCG encodes the following:
- the nuoD gene encoding NADH dehydrogenase (quinone) subunit D, whose protein sequence is MVLNMGPQHPSTHGVMRLLIEVDGETVTKCTPDVGFLHRGVEKLIETHDYRGGITLTDRMDYTAGPSNNMGYLMAIEKLMGMEDEIPLRAKLLRTAVAELSRLASHHIWIGTHALDIGAMSAFLWSLREREKILYLFEQACGARLTTSFMRVGGTGPHDVPESWVENVDAFLDSYTLDELNSLLTGNEIFQSRTRGVGVIPAEQALSYGLTGPSLRGSGVDWDLRKARPYAAYDLCDFEIPVFPEGDVYARYLVRLNEMYQATRIVRQCMEHLRDLPPDAPSNADRPDLVPPDVGRVPFDMEAMINHFKLVMHGVQPPVGEAYFGIEGPKGELGYYFVSDGSGMPYRCHVRSPSFVNLGVMEDAAVGGLIADTVALIGSIDIVLGEVDR